A portion of the Candidatus Zixiibacteriota bacterium genome contains these proteins:
- a CDS encoding redoxin domain-containing protein, with protein sequence MQSNKTDRRVRFRSLSIGLIVLLTGAAAYLGGSFAGSIINDKKEAEVHAEEVAERKLFAERLLERMGTLSVGDTLPDFEFDDTNENHFMLSDLITGNTIICYVEPACTACHGQLKMLDSLIRKGEMTKDEIIVIGTGDFEETKFIHNDIKLSFRILNDHQREIGTKYNISSYPFNIYVNSSREIGAIHPYALTKEEIVTLR encoded by the coding sequence ATGCAAAGTAACAAGACAGACAGACGAGTACGCTTTCGAAGCCTCTCCATCGGACTTATTGTCCTGCTCACAGGCGCTGCTGCCTATTTGGGCGGTTCGTTTGCCGGAAGCATCATCAACGACAAAAAAGAAGCCGAAGTCCATGCGGAAGAAGTCGCTGAACGAAAACTGTTTGCCGAACGTCTGTTAGAGCGCATGGGCACACTTTCGGTCGGCGATACCCTGCCTGATTTCGAGTTTGACGACACAAATGAGAATCATTTTATGCTCTCTGACCTAATTACAGGAAACACCATCATCTGTTACGTCGAACCAGCCTGCACAGCCTGTCATGGTCAACTTAAGATGCTTGACTCGCTTATCAGAAAGGGAGAAATGACAAAAGATGAGATTATTGTAATCGGGACTGGAGATTTTGAAGAGACCAAATTCATCCACAATGATATCAAGCTCTCCTTCCGCATCCTCAATGACCACCAGAGGGAAATCGGGACAAAATATAATATATCAAGTTATCCCTTTAACATATATGTTAACTCATCCCGAGAGATTGGTGCCATCCATCCGTACGCGCTCACAAAGGAGGAGATCGTCACTCTGAGATAG
- a CDS encoding ABC transporter permease, whose translation MSTIFHIAMKDLLLLWRDKAGLFWVLGFPLLMALFFGSIFSSSGGTGSQSAMKVAVIDNDQSDQSHEFVTQLGEIDALSVSSMSADSAKQMVRIGKLIAFLQINNGFGESFGFGGEEGSELLELGIDPSRTAEGGFLKGMLSQAFFQSMQSSFSNLSQSVNLQERLSAIKKDTTLTPADRDRIRAVLTNLSGLFGALQQDTSGIDSGADSASTENAMSGPKFKMVDISLQRSGPRSSWEITFPSSILWALIGVCASFAISIVIERTKGTFLRLRLAPITRTQILAGKGLACFLASVLAAVLLLAFAAVVFHMRITNPLGLIAAVIAASFCFVGLMMLISVMGRTEQAVAGAGWGVLLVMAMLGGGMVPLFVMPSWMQTMSNVSPVKWGIVALEGAIWREFTFGQMMTPILILVAVGIVSFAIGARVISRQEG comes from the coding sequence ATGTCTACAATATTTCATATCGCGATGAAAGACCTGCTCTTGCTCTGGCGCGACAAAGCTGGGCTTTTCTGGGTGCTTGGTTTTCCACTTCTGATGGCGCTGTTTTTCGGTTCAATATTCAGCAGTAGCGGCGGGACCGGCAGCCAATCAGCGATGAAAGTTGCCGTTATCGATAATGACCAGAGCGACCAGAGCCATGAATTTGTCACACAGTTGGGGGAAATCGACGCTCTGTCCGTTTCGTCCATGTCTGCCGATTCGGCAAAACAGATGGTGCGAATCGGAAAACTCATCGCATTCCTGCAGATAAACAATGGATTCGGAGAGTCGTTTGGCTTCGGCGGCGAGGAAGGCTCTGAGCTGCTGGAGCTTGGCATTGACCCATCGCGCACAGCCGAAGGCGGCTTCCTGAAAGGAATGCTATCTCAGGCATTTTTTCAGAGTATGCAGAGTTCGTTTTCAAATTTAAGCCAGAGCGTAAATCTTCAGGAAAGATTGTCTGCGATTAAAAAAGATACAACGCTCACACCCGCCGACCGTGATCGGATACGCGCTGTGCTGACCAACCTCAGCGGCCTCTTTGGCGCGCTCCAACAAGACACCTCTGGCATCGACAGCGGCGCGGATAGCGCTTCCACAGAAAATGCTATGAGCGGACCAAAGTTTAAAATGGTCGATATCTCGCTTCAGCGCTCTGGGCCGCGATCGTCATGGGAGATAACCTTTCCGTCGTCGATACTCTGGGCGCTCATCGGCGTCTGCGCGAGTTTTGCCATCTCGATAGTAATCGAGCGGACCAAGGGAACATTCCTGCGGCTACGGCTTGCTCCGATAACACGCACACAAATTCTGGCTGGAAAAGGGCTCGCCTGTTTTCTCGCGAGTGTACTTGCCGCAGTTCTCCTATTGGCCTTTGCCGCTGTGGTCTTTCATATGCGCATTACAAATCCGCTGGGCCTGATTGCGGCTGTTATCGCTGCCTCATTTTGTTTCGTGGGGCTCATGATGTTAATCTCGGTCATGGGCCGAACCGAACAAGCTGTCGCCGGAGCAGGCTGGGGAGTATTGCTTGTCATGGCAATGCTGGGCGGAGGAATGGTGCCGCTTTTTGTGATGCCGTCATGGATGCAGACGATGAGCAATGTCTCACCGGTGAAATGGGGCATTGTCGCGCTTGAAGGCGCAATCTGGCGCGAGTTCACTTTCGGTCAGATGATGACTCCCATTTTGATCCTCGTTGCGGTCGGGATTGTTTCTTTCGCCATCGGCGCACGGGTGATAAGCCGTCAAGAGGGTTAG
- a CDS encoding ABC transporter ATP-binding protein, producing MITADNLCKKYGSLVAVDGISFAIQKGEMFGLLGPNGAGKTTTITMIVGALRPDSGTITIDGEIDPTRNSVRRKIGTAPQALAIYDDLTAEENLFFFGRLYNLSGKLLRDKVDWALSFAGLTLRKKDKVKTFSGGMQRRLNLVSGLLHDPPVILMDEPTVGIDPQSRNQIFDSIEMLKKEGRTIIYTTHYMEEAQRLCDRVAIIDQGTILALDTVDALIRQYGGQPTVEVEFTSTPDKHVKFPGDLTGNKLRAKTDKPLEVLAQISATGIEFQHVGIERADLEAVFLQLTGKKLRD from the coding sequence ATGATAACGGCAGATAATCTTTGTAAAAAATACGGCAGTCTTGTCGCTGTCGATGGGATATCCTTCGCCATCCAAAAAGGGGAGATGTTCGGTCTGCTCGGCCCTAATGGCGCGGGTAAAACTACCACGATTACGATGATAGTCGGCGCGCTGCGTCCCGATTCCGGCACAATAACAATCGATGGAGAAATCGACCCCACCCGAAACTCGGTGCGTCGCAAAATCGGCACTGCTCCGCAGGCGCTTGCGATTTATGATGACCTCACCGCGGAAGAAAACCTCTTCTTTTTCGGACGTCTGTACAATCTCTCGGGGAAATTACTCCGCGATAAAGTCGATTGGGCGCTTTCGTTTGCCGGGTTGACATTGCGCAAGAAAGACAAAGTCAAAACATTCTCAGGCGGTATGCAACGGCGGCTAAATCTCGTCTCCGGTCTTCTCCATGACCCGCCAGTTATTCTGATGGACGAGCCTACCGTCGGCATTGACCCGCAATCGCGCAATCAGATATTTGATAGCATTGAAATGCTCAAAAAAGAGGGGCGGACGATTATTTACACCACGCATTATATGGAAGAAGCCCAGCGACTGTGCGACCGTGTGGCCATTATTGACCAAGGAACAATATTGGCTCTGGATACAGTCGATGCATTGATCCGCCAGTACGGCGGCCAACCGACAGTTGAGGTTGAGTTTACCTCCACACCAGATAAACATGTTAAATTCCCCGGCGATCTCACCGGCAATAAGCTGAGGGCAAAAACAGATAAACCGCTCGAAGTTCTGGCGCAAATTTCCGCGACTGGAATTGAATTTCAGCATGTCGGAATTGAACGAGCGGACCTTGAGGCGGTATTCCTGCAACTAACCGGAAAGAAGTTGCGCGACTGA
- a CDS encoding SIMPL domain-containing protein (The SIMPL domain is named for its presence in mouse protein SIMPL (signalling molecule that associates with mouse pelle-like kinase). Bacterial member BP26, from Brucella, was shown to assemble into a channel-like structure, while YggE from E. coli has been associated with resistance to oxidative stress.): MNSNAVNNRNTIIASLVLGLALIICAFIASSTFVRVKGFGRAVTVTGAAIKPITSDFAIWEANVTADDLSLEAAYATIKTGLEKSRQFLIASGFADTSIEIGTVQVNRSYDREGRPAGYTLYQSIKVHVADVDRITLLARESSSLIEQGVAITTLPPKYVFTKLEDLKIEMIKAATENAKLRAEQLAKTTGKEVGAPLSARIGVFQIRPLYSQEVSDYGVNDMSSIQKEVVSTVNISFLIE; the protein is encoded by the coding sequence ATGAATTCGAACGCTGTGAATAATAGGAACACCATCATCGCAAGCCTGGTCCTCGGATTGGCATTAATAATTTGTGCATTTATCGCCAGCTCTACTTTTGTTCGGGTGAAAGGATTCGGGCGGGCTGTCACAGTAACTGGCGCCGCCATCAAACCCATCACCTCTGATTTTGCAATTTGGGAAGCAAATGTCACAGCCGATGATCTTTCGCTCGAAGCCGCTTATGCCACGATCAAGACCGGTCTTGAGAAGTCCCGCCAGTTTCTCATCGCCAGCGGATTTGCTGACACGTCCATCGAAATTGGAACCGTCCAGGTCAACCGGAGCTACGACCGCGAAGGACGTCCTGCCGGATATACACTCTACCAAAGTATTAAAGTGCATGTCGCCGATGTCGACCGAATCACCCTGCTTGCCCGTGAATCTTCCTCGCTTATCGAGCAAGGCGTAGCCATAACAACCCTCCCGCCCAAATATGTCTTTACTAAACTTGAAGACCTCAAAATTGAAATGATCAAGGCTGCAACCGAAAACGCGAAACTCCGCGCCGAACAGTTGGCCAAGACGACCGGCAAAGAAGTCGGTGCGCCACTTTCGGCACGGATCGGCGTCTTCCAAATTCGTCCTTTGTATTCTCAGGAAGTTTCAGACTATGGCGTCAATGATATGTCGTCGATCCAGAAGGAAGTCGTCTCGACGGTGAATATCAGCTTCCTTATAGAGTAG
- a CDS encoding phosphomannomutase/phosphoglucomutase: MPINSTIFKAYDIRGTYPDQLDANTAYLIGKSLAGYLKPSSIAVGRDMRLSSDILFESLSRGLMESGVDVIDLGLISTDGLYFAVGKYQYAGGVMITASHNPKEYNGFKICRQNAEPLSGSEGLDVMLASIQNNSLPSPSTKSGRMTKKDITLAYAEHCLSFIDVTKIRPFRIVIDAGNGMAGATLPPTLNMLPIEVIKLFFELDGNFPNHPASPIELENLVDLQKKIAETKADFGVAFDGDADRMFLVDAHGKPLGGDMVTALISKSLLTKHKGETILYNLISSKAVPELISKIGGKPLRTRVGHALIKPLMKQQNAIFGGEHSGHFYFRDNWFADSGLIAFLICLELLSIENRPLHELVHEMDPYFRSGEHNSRVTSIPEKIALIQKTYASGKQDTLDGLTVNYDDYWFNLRASNTEPLIRLNVEANSEKLLTEKTNELLKLIRS, encoded by the coding sequence ATGCCGATAAATTCAACAATTTTTAAAGCTTACGATATTCGCGGAACGTATCCCGACCAGCTCGATGCCAACACCGCCTACCTTATCGGCAAATCCCTCGCGGGCTATCTCAAGCCATCGAGCATTGCAGTCGGAAGGGATATGCGGCTTTCTTCGGACATTCTTTTTGAATCGCTAAGCCGGGGGCTGATGGAATCAGGGGTCGATGTCATTGATCTCGGCCTTATTTCGACCGATGGACTATATTTTGCTGTTGGTAAATATCAATATGCCGGCGGGGTGATGATTACCGCGAGCCACAATCCCAAAGAATACAATGGTTTCAAAATTTGCCGACAAAATGCCGAACCGCTTTCCGGCAGCGAAGGATTGGATGTCATGCTTGCTTCAATTCAAAATAACAGCCTGCCATCGCCGTCAACAAAATCGGGCCGCATGACCAAAAAGGATATTACACTGGCCTATGCCGAGCACTGTCTGTCATTTATTGACGTCACAAAAATACGACCGTTCAGAATAGTTATCGATGCCGGCAATGGCATGGCCGGCGCGACTCTCCCGCCGACGCTGAATATGCTACCCATTGAAGTCATCAAACTGTTTTTTGAACTTGACGGTAATTTCCCTAATCATCCCGCTTCGCCGATTGAACTGGAAAACCTTGTGGATTTACAAAAGAAGATAGCGGAAACCAAAGCCGATTTTGGTGTGGCCTTTGATGGGGATGCCGACCGCATGTTTTTGGTCGATGCCCATGGCAAACCGCTCGGCGGCGACATGGTTACTGCGCTTATCTCAAAATCTCTGCTGACCAAACATAAAGGCGAGACGATACTGTACAACCTTATCTCCTCAAAAGCCGTCCCGGAACTTATCAGCAAAATCGGCGGCAAGCCGCTCCGCACACGGGTCGGCCATGCCCTCATCAAGCCTCTTATGAAACAACAGAATGCTATCTTCGGCGGCGAGCATTCGGGACATTTTTATTTTCGCGACAATTGGTTTGCAGACTCAGGGCTTATAGCCTTTCTGATCTGTCTTGAATTGCTCTCTATTGAGAACCGTCCGCTGCATGAATTGGTCCATGAGATGGATCCGTATTTTCGCTCCGGCGAGCACAACAGCCGGGTGACATCAATACCCGAGAAAATTGCTTTGATTCAAAAAACGTATGCCTCCGGAAAACAGGATACCCTCGACGGGTTGACTGTCAATTATGACGACTATTGGTTTAATCTGCGGGCTTCAAATACCGAGCCGCTTATACGACTTAATGTGGAAGCAAACTCTGAAAAGCTTTTGACTGAGAAGACAAACGAACTGCTCAAACTTATCCGATCTTGA
- a CDS encoding response regulator, protein MSPSAKILIVDDDPLLQELLNDTLSAVGYQTLSTSNATEALGLLQKSDIDLVITDIKMPDINGFQLLKLVRLHYPQMPVIFISGYATPEMISAAGPDGFLLKPFRIAQIEELIEKTLEVKRDIHLNTDALAISSSD, encoded by the coding sequence ATGTCACCGAGCGCAAAGATTTTGATTGTCGACGACGACCCTCTCTTGCAGGAACTGCTGAACGATACCTTGAGCGCGGTCGGTTATCAAACGCTTTCTACCTCGAACGCGACAGAAGCGCTTGGTCTGTTACAGAAATCTGATATAGATTTGGTCATTACCGATATCAAAATGCCGGATATAAACGGTTTCCAACTGCTCAAATTGGTCAGGTTGCATTATCCACAAATGCCCGTGATTTTTATCAGCGGCTATGCGACGCCTGAGATGATTAGCGCCGCGGGCCCCGATGGTTTTTTGCTGAAGCCATTTCGAATAGCCCAGATAGAAGAGCTAATAGAGAAGACCCTCGAGGTAAAACGGGATATACACTTGAATACGGACGCTCTCGCTATTAGTTCTTCCGACTGA
- a CDS encoding T9SS type A sorting domain-containing protein, translated as MMQKRTIYSLLLISFMVVFSASASFANQVLVQSKNASRCAAAVSNAINVTAVVSSDSVSAVEVVLEITGNFTGIPSVTFDAGLTQLDNRVIDLTQANGVSPDTVRFAAMRTVSTDAALLAGTKVIARINVGTANVCAGIINLNNGVFTYPNPVGVITTQFVNAANSSLLPVAVTNGVVTLVNAAPVLASIPDATLPWGTLYTGSASATDADQANCEKLTYAKQSGPLALNVNATSGAISWLTTGNDVCVNTVVVKVTDSCGATDLDTFAICVTNVAPTITCVAPVLLCGGEQLNVSVTGADSDLGPRPLIYSLASTTAPGVVLVDPATGQVTWDPGPNSGSFSICVAVTDSAKVCSPCSPSNADTCCFTVNVLNNDITIEGVANQGQGEFTTVDVSMNPFPSFNTPMGGFDFLIRYDASALSFQKAEPGQFILDCGWEYFTYRFGPNGNCGNSGCPQGFLRIVAIAETNNGGANHPDCFVNGSALISNQLAILTFFVSNNRTFECQWVPIDFFWYDCGDNALSTISGDSLIISSRVYASNGVGSYYQIDTLSDGTLPSAYGAVAPLCDVYTAKGQPVRCVDFYSGGIAIICADSIDARGDINLNGIYIEIADVVMFTNYFTQGLSAFTTHVNGSIAASDVNADGTALTVADLVLAIRIVVGDAAQNPKLDLISVNANQTGDVWSVNGVNLGGVAMTVAGNVVPKLLAENMGMEYLFDGTNTRIIIVPMIGLEGNETAIEKVTGFTGAFIEVAGSVTSIEMADIYGNSITVNKVVVPTAFALSQNYPNPFNPKTNISLALPNASDYTLTIYNVQGQVVQTFEGHADAGYKIIEWDASNVASGIYFYKVNAGTFSEVKKAVLLK; from the coding sequence ATGATGCAAAAAAGAACGATATATTCTTTGCTGCTGATCTCCTTTATGGTGGTATTCTCGGCATCAGCTTCGTTTGCTAACCAGGTACTAGTCCAGTCAAAGAACGCCTCACGCTGCGCAGCCGCAGTAAGCAACGCTATCAATGTGACAGCTGTTGTTTCCTCGGATTCTGTCAGCGCTGTGGAAGTTGTCCTCGAGATAACTGGTAACTTTACTGGCATACCTTCGGTTACTTTTGACGCTGGTTTGACACAACTTGACAATCGTGTAATCGACTTGACTCAAGCTAACGGAGTCTCGCCGGACACGGTCCGATTTGCCGCTATGCGAACTGTATCTACGGACGCTGCCTTATTGGCAGGTACGAAGGTCATCGCGAGGATTAACGTTGGAACTGCGAATGTATGCGCTGGTATTATCAACCTGAACAATGGTGTTTTCACTTATCCTAACCCGGTAGGCGTTATCACCACCCAGTTTGTTAATGCTGCCAATTCTTCGCTTCTTCCTGTAGCCGTAACCAATGGTGTGGTTACTCTTGTCAACGCCGCCCCGGTCTTGGCTTCCATTCCGGATGCCACGCTCCCCTGGGGTACGTTGTACACAGGCTCGGCTTCTGCCACGGATGCTGATCAGGCAAACTGTGAGAAGCTGACCTATGCCAAACAGAGCGGCCCGCTTGCTTTGAATGTTAACGCCACTTCAGGCGCTATCTCCTGGTTAACCACCGGAAACGATGTTTGCGTGAATACGGTTGTTGTAAAGGTAACCGATTCATGCGGTGCCACAGATCTCGATACTTTCGCTATCTGTGTTACCAACGTTGCACCGACAATAACTTGTGTTGCTCCCGTCCTCCTTTGCGGTGGCGAGCAGCTCAATGTTTCGGTAACCGGCGCGGATTCCGACTTAGGTCCTCGTCCGCTCATCTATTCCCTGGCCTCGACCACTGCTCCCGGCGTTGTTCTTGTCGACCCGGCCACTGGTCAAGTTACCTGGGATCCAGGACCTAACTCAGGCTCGTTCTCAATCTGTGTTGCAGTTACTGACAGCGCCAAAGTCTGCTCTCCTTGCAGTCCAAGCAACGCTGACACTTGCTGCTTTACGGTCAACGTACTTAACAATGATATTACCATTGAAGGAGTAGCGAACCAGGGCCAGGGTGAATTCACGACTGTCGATGTCTCAATGAATCCCTTCCCGTCGTTTAACACCCCAATGGGCGGTTTTGACTTCCTGATCCGGTATGATGCTTCGGCTCTCTCCTTCCAAAAGGCTGAGCCAGGTCAATTTATTCTGGATTGCGGATGGGAATATTTCACCTATCGCTTTGGCCCGAATGGCAACTGCGGTAACAGTGGCTGTCCGCAAGGCTTCCTCCGTATAGTGGCTATCGCCGAGACCAACAACGGCGGCGCTAACCACCCGGATTGCTTTGTTAATGGCAGCGCCTTGATCTCCAACCAGTTGGCAATCCTGACATTCTTTGTCTCGAACAATCGTACATTCGAATGTCAGTGGGTTCCTATCGACTTCTTCTGGTATGATTGCGGCGACAACGCGCTTTCGACAATAAGCGGAGACTCGCTTATTATCTCCAGCCGTGTCTACGCCAGCAATGGTGTAGGCTCCTACTACCAGATAGATACACTGAGTGACGGTACTCTCCCGAGCGCATATGGCGCTGTCGCTCCGTTATGCGATGTCTACACAGCCAAGGGTCAACCCGTCCGTTGTGTCGATTTCTACAGCGGCGGTATTGCCATCATCTGCGCCGACTCGATCGACGCTCGTGGTGACATCAACCTCAACGGCATTTATATTGAAATCGCCGACGTCGTTATGTTCACTAATTATTTCACCCAGGGACTCAGTGCTTTCACTACACATGTCAATGGTTCTATTGCCGCCTCCGATGTCAATGCTGACGGTACGGCATTAACGGTTGCTGACTTAGTGTTGGCTATCCGTATTGTTGTAGGAGACGCAGCTCAAAATCCTAAGCTGGACCTCATCTCTGTTAACGCCAATCAGACCGGAGATGTCTGGTCAGTGAACGGCGTCAACCTTGGTGGTGTTGCTATGACTGTTGCTGGAAATGTCGTTCCGAAACTTCTCGCCGAAAACATGGGCATGGAATATCTATTCGATGGTACGAACACTCGTATTATCATTGTGCCGATGATTGGACTTGAAGGCAACGAAACCGCAATCGAGAAGGTGACCGGCTTTACCGGCGCATTCATCGAAGTTGCTGGTTCTGTTACCTCAATCGAGATGGCCGACATTTATGGCAATTCGATTACTGTCAACAAGGTCGTAGTTCCGACAGCCTTTGCTCTGTCCCAGAACTATCCTAATCCGTTCAACCCCAAAACCAACATTAGCTTGGCTCTGCCGAATGCAAGCGACTATACCTTGACGATTTATAACGTCCAAGGTCAGGTTGTTCAGACATTCGAAGGCCATGCCGACGCTGGTTACAAGATCATTGAATGGGATGCTTCGAACGTTGCCTCAGGTATTTACTTCTATAAGGTAAACGCCGGTACGTTCAGCGAAGTCAAGAAAGCGGTCTTGTTGAAGTAA